The genome window TTAACAGGCTTAATTCTGCCATCACTATTTTTCCTACAAACTTTAGCACAAACATCTATAACGATATCTCCCCCAAACTCTTCTGTACTTGTTGACGTATCACAAGTTAATCCACCAGATGCACTAGATCCCGCCACAGGATCTTATGTTCAAGATGGACCATATTAAGTGATGTAAATCTTGATATAGAAAAAGGGGAAATAGTAGGAATTGTTGAAGAAAGCGGTTCTGGGAAATCCACATTAGGTCACGCAATCTCCAGAATCTTACCTCCGAATGCGAGAATTCAAGGCGATATCATAATAGATGGAGTTAATTTAGCTAAGTTAAAAGATAACGATTTGCAGAAATATAGAGGAACATGGGTTTTCATGATATTTCAAAATCCATTAAACAGTCTAAACCCAGTAAAGAAGGTAGGTTCTCAGCTCCTAGAAGCTGTAAAAATTAGGCATCAAAGGGATGGAAAGAAGGTTGAAGAAGAAAGTTTAATGAAGGACGTTATTGAAGTTCTCAAAGACTTAAGATTGCCAGATCCTTATTCCATTTAGTACTTTATAGATTTTATCGTAGTCTGAATAGTTTCTTATAGTCAAAGAAGTATCCATAAACGTTTTTCAAGTACCTTGAGAGAGCCTTTACACCAAGGTGGGAACCGAGCTCATACTTCAAGATGTGGAGGAAGTTCACAACTAGGCCAACAAGCTTCATGTATCCGAGGATCTTGACTACGCTCTTGAACGAACTGCTCCTAAGGCCTAGGACCTTCAAATCCCTTATCATAGTTTCAACATCCCACCTATTCTCCCAAGTCGTTATTACCTCCTCAGAGGTCATGGTTAGATCGGTCGTGAAGAAGTACCTCCTCCCGCAACCTTTATAATTGTCAACTACAATTAATTTAATAGGAACGCCGAGGTACGTGACGGAGAACTCTCCCTCGGGGAACTCGGCGACCGGCACGGATCTACCTCCCTCGGTAACCCGCGCGCTCGCCTTGAGTTCCGAAACAACACCGGGCAGAAGAGTTCTCCCGTTCACGTACCACGAATCGAACGCTATTGAACTAACGTTAAGCCTCCTCCTCACTTTCTCTATCAGCTCAATTGCGATTTCGATCTTCGTTCTGAACTGGACTGGCTTCCCTTCTTGTTTCAAGATATTCACGACTTTTTGTGGTAGGTAGATCTCGAGGTGGATCAGGTAGACCTCGTTGGTTTCCAAGTCTCTTATTGTGGCTACAAGGATTTGGTGTGCTGGGATGTAGGTTTTATCCTTCCTGGAGTAGAAGAATTGGGTCATGTGACCTGAGACCCACGCGGCTTTAGCGTAGTATTTCTCGTTTAGTGTATCGTCTATTGAGAGCTGGACCTTGTGTTCCCCTACTAATTCCTTCACTACTTCGATTAGATCGACCTTAGCGACCTCCTCTAACTTCCTCAAGGCGTATTCGTAGTCAATTCCAGCCGTGGTGCACTTGGCCCTCATTGATCCATCCTCGATCAGAGATGCACCCAGTAACTTCTCTAGGGATTTACTGCCTAGCGTCTTCTTCACTTTCTCTAGGTACTTCCTTACCCTTGCAAATCTCCTGTTGAAGAGACTCGTTATTTTCATTGTTTAGTCTTGGTATTATCATCCTAAAAAGTTTTTAAGGTATTTCAAATTGACGTCATTTTCAGGAAACTACTATCCATTATTGACCGTTACCCTCACCAACTCTCAGGTGGACAGGTTCAGAGAATAGTTATTTCAATGGCTTTATTACTAAAGCCCAAATTGCTCATAGCTGATGAACCAACATCTGCATTAGACGTTACAATACAAGCGCAAGTAGTTAATCTATTTAAACAATTAAATAAGGAAATAAATACAAGTATCATTTTTATAACCCATGATATTTCCTTAGCTTATGTAGTATCGGATAGAATAGTAGTAATGTATGCTGGAAGAATTATGGAAGATGGAAAAGTTGAAGAAGTCTTAAAATCGCCTATGCACCCATATACACAAGGGTTAGTAGCGAGTATACCAACTGGAGATAAAACTCAAAAGTTAACTGCCATTCCGGACAATCCACCATCTTTTTTCGCGTTACCTACTGGGTGTAAGTTTAGTAATAGATGCATTAAAGTTTTTGACGTTTGTAGAAAGAAAGAGCCTAACATTATTGAGAAAAATGGAAGAAAAATAAGGTGTTGGTTATATGAGTGATAATATACTTTATAAGGCAACTAATATAAATAAATACTATCTTGCGAAGAAAAGAGGAATATTGGAATCATTATCAAGAGAACCTCCAATTTACGTTAGGGCATTAGATAATGTATCAGTAGAGATAAGAAAAAGCGAAGTCTTAGGTGTAGTGGGCGAAAGTGGTTCTGGCAAAACTACATTAGGCAAAGTACTAGCTACATTAGAAAAGCCTACTAGTGGAAACTTATTCTTTATGGGAATAGAGGTAAATGATCATAATGTAAACCTTATCAGAAAACGAATACATATGGTTTTTCAAAATCCTATGACATCCATAAATCCAAGAATGAAAGTTAAGGATATAGTTAAAGAAGCTATGAGGGAAAAAAGTGAAGAAAAAGTGAAGAAATTATTAGAAGAGGTTGGACTAGATTATAATTACGTAAAAGATAAGTATCCTAGAGAACTATCTGGTGGGCAGACACAGAGAGTAGCAATAGCGAGAGCGCTTGCTAAAGAGCCGGAATTTTTAATTCTAGATGAACCGACTTCAGCTTTAGATGCATCAGTACAGGCTCAAATTCTTAATCTACTCGTAGACTTACAAAAGGAAAGGAAACTAACATATCTCTTCATTACCCATAATATCGCGGTAGCTAGATACATCTCCGATAGAGTCATAATTATGTATGCGGGAAAAATTGTGGAAGAAGGAAATACAAAAGAAGTTATTTCGGAACCAATGCATCCATATACTCAATCATTGCTTAGCTCAGTACCAGAGTTGGGGAAGAAAGAGCTTAAACCGCCAAGCGGGGAAGTACCTAGCTTAATAAATCCGCCTAAAGGGTGTAGATTCAATCCTAGATGTCCTTTTGCTATGCCAATATGTAAAGAGAAGGAACCACCAATGGTGGAAATAAATGGAAGAAAAGTCTCTTGTTGGTTGTACGAAACCAACTGGAAGAAGGCTTCTGGTTGAAGGAACCATCATACTTGTGATTTTTTCTTTATTCTTGGAAATAACTAGCATAATTAATTATCTTATTTTCGTTGGAATATGGGGGAGTGTTCTCATGCAGTCATCTTATTCGATATCTAGCTGTAAAATTATATCAAGTTAGTAATTTTTATAATTACTCATCTTGATCTAGAGGTAACCGCGAAACTAGAACGTACAAAATAACTTAAGAAACTTTATGTGCGAGAACTGCGAGTTTTTTGAGGGTAAGCGACATGGATCTCGCAGTTCTCGCACAACTAATACTTTTGATTTTAAGAAATTTAAATCTTAAGCCAAGAAAGTACGCGCTAAAGGATATTGCACTAGCGTTAGCAGCATACTCCTTGGGAGTTCAGATCACGAAAATAGGAATCCCACCATCAACACTATACTACTACTTGAGGAAAGTGGGAATAAGAAGGAGAAGGGAGAAGAGACCAACATGCCCATCATGCAACTCCAACAGAGTAGTCAAGAACGGCTCATCCAGAGGGAAGGCAAAGTATAGATGCAAAGTGTGTGGAAGAACGTTTTACAACACGTTGAAGCACAGAATGAATAAGGAACAAAGGGAGAGAATCTTAAAGGAGTACTTGAACAGGATGAGCATGAGGGCAATATCAAGAGTTGAGGGAAAGCCATTAACTACGATCTACAGCCTAGTGAAGAGGATTGGAGCAAAGGCCTTCACGAGCTTAATAATATTGAGGGGGCAACTCAAGAGTTTCGTGGCCAAGTCTACAGTGTTTGACGAGTTCTGGACTTATCTTCGTGTTAGGCATGGGAAGGTTAGAGCGGATCTCTGGATTTGGACTGCTCTTTCTGATGGGATACCTTTCTACGAGTCTGGGGACAGAAGTTATGGGACTTTCCGTCTCCTCTTGAGCTGGTTACCTAGGAGTGGGGTAAATTATACTGATCACTACTGTGTTTATCAAGTTCTTGATAAGCGCGTAGCTAGTAAGAAGTACACTTACATTGTGGAGAGTCATAATTCTCGGTGTAGGTCTCATCTTGCTAGGTTAGCTAGGGATACTAGGGCTGTTAATAGGAGTCAGAGGATGGTGGAATATAGCTTGGCCTTGTTGAACGTTATGTATCCTCACGTGTTCTCAAGGGAGATAACGCCCTTAAACGAGACTTACTTGAGGGCAGTACAGTATATTAGAGATAATCTGATATAATTTTACTAACAGTTCTCGAATAAGATGACTGCATGAGAACACTCCCGAATATGGTATTCCACATTACTTATTATAATTGCTTGGTTCAAGAGTTATACTTACTGTATCTCGGAAAAAGAGATAATAATAAAATCACTATTAGGTAAAAAAATAATCAAAGTAGAAAATTTTAAAGAAAGCTTTGTATCACAAGGACCTATAGCAAAGAGATTGAAGTGTGGCTCAGTTTACATCATTTTAAATAACGGAAAGACCGCGATCTTATACGATATAAAAAATCCAGAAAAATTCTTCGAAAAAATTCAGAATTCCCGCCCTTAAATCATCACGTTGTCAGTACCTAGCCATAACATCACTTAAGATAGTTTAGATACGACATTTTTTATCTCATCGTAGTTTGGTTCCTTCGTTGGATCTTCGGAAACCCACTTATACCTTATTATACCATTTTTGTCAATTACAAATACTGATCTCTTAGCGAGTACATATCCCTTTAGGATTGGTAACTCTCCAGCTACACCATAAGCTTTTACAGCTTCCCTATTAAAATCACTAACAATAGTGAAATTTAGCTTATTTTGCTCCTTAAATGCTTTATTACTAAACGGCGGATCTACACTAATTCCTATAACTACTGCATTAACTTCATTAAATTTAGCAAGAGAGTCTCTAAAAGTACACATTTCTTTCGTACAAACTGAAGTAAACGCTGCTGGGTAAAATGCTAAAACCACTACTTTACCTTTAAAATCAGATGGTATTTTAACTTTTTTCAAATCTGTATCTACTAATTCCAATTCTGGAGCTTTCTCTCCTACTTCTACCATACAATAGGTTTAGTATGAGAAGATAAAAAACTCAACACTAAAAGACTTTTAAAAAATTTAAGTAGATATGCCAGGGACTGGTATCGAAAGATCAATCTCCTTGGAGTCTCTTAACACCTTTATATCAACTTGTGAACCAACCATCTCTTCTAGTGTAGCTAATAAATCTATAGGAGATTTAACTTCTTGATTATTGACTTTCAGTATAATGTCGCCCCTTCTTATACCATTTCTATACGCAGTTCCATTTGGATCTATGTTCATTACAAGTAGGCCACTTTGCCTCTTTACCCCTAAGTATGTTGCTAACGCTTTGTTCAACTTTATTACTCCAACCCCTACATAAGGCCTTACATATCTGCCAAACTTCATAACGTTTTTCACGAAACTATTAACAAGTTTGGAAGGAATTGCGAAACCTATATTCTGAGCCTCTCTTATCATCGCTGTAACAGTACCTACGACTTCACCTCTGGTATTTATAAGAGGACCTCCACTATTACCCGGATTAACAGCAGCATCTGTTTGAATTACATATATAGGAAGACCATTATGTGCCATTATAGTCCTTTCTTCACTGCTAATTATTCCCATGCTAACACTATATAAACCCAAAGGATTCCCCACTGCTAACACTATCTCTCCAGTCTTGTATTCTTTAGCCAGTTTCAGACTAGGTAAGTTTAGTGTAGTACTTAGCATCGCAAGATCGTGATATGGATTTATCGCAACTACTTGTGCTTCTTCCCTAAATCCATCTTCAGATATTACTAGTATCTCTTTTGCATTTGATATAACATGATAAGATGTTATCAGAATATTTTTCCCTATAGAGTAGCCAGATCCTATACCTTCAGCAACTTGAGGCATAAAGAACTGGTCTAGTGCAATTTGCTTTGTTATTATGGTGACCACTGATGGAGTTACCTTTTCCACTAAATCTTCATACATTGTATATGTTACGTTAGGCAAACTATTTATATTCTTTCACCTTCCGAGAAAATCGAAAAAGATACTTTAAAATATATAAATTGATGAAAACTTGCCATAGTCCTCATGATGAATCTTCTAGATTCTGAAATACCACTAGGTGGAACGAAAATAAAGAGTGTGGTCAACAATTTAATTAATTTGAAATTAATCGTATAAGTTGCTTCTATTATAGAAATAAATTGTTTTTATTTAGCGTAATACCTTTTTGGGTGAGCACGGGATTTTTATTGGTGAGCACATGCCTAATAGATGGAATATCCCCGTCTAGCCCAAGTTATTTTAATCCTAATGGGGTATAATATTAATCTTAAGCCAAGATTTCACGTTAGGGAGGAGGTCGCGTTAGGCTTAGCGAGTTATCTAGCTGGCTTATCCTCTTGGAGGACTACGTTACCACACTCCACCTTGTTGTACTATTACAAGAGGCTTGGTAGGGTTAGGTACGTTGTGTCCTTGAGTGGTCTTTACGCCATTGACGAGACTAAGGTTGTTTGCGTTAGGGGTAATTACTATTACGTTTGGATTATTAGGGATGTTGTGACTAAGGCTATTCCTTTCTTCATGGTCACTAGCTTGAGGAGTGGTTTTCACGTGTTAACATGAGGGGGATTGAGGAGATCGCGAGTAGGTACTTTAAGAGGGTTGATCGAGTGGTTTACTTGCATGATGGTTTACCAGCTTATAATGCATTTGACTGGTTTAATGTTGGGCACAAGTAGGTTACGTTTGGTAGGAGGGATTACGCTGAGCAAGGGTTTAGGACATTGAAGCATAGGCTCTCCTCTATGGACTTTCATTTCCCTTGGAGTTCAAATAGGTTAACGATTACGAGTTGGCTCTCTACCTTCTTCCTAATCTACAACATTCTTTATACTCAAGTGTATTTAGTGGATAGGGGAGTGATAATAAATGTAAATATTTCAAATGCATAAAATTGTTGACCACACTCAAAATAAACTCAAAAATCCTTTTAAGGTATCTAAACCACAGTAAACTTATGAGTAAGGGAATAATAGGTATCGTTATAGCGTTGTTAGTATTAGCTGGAGGAGTATACTACGGTTACTATTACTTTACTACTGGAGTTGTAAATGTATATATTCAAGATCCTCCAACTACCCAAGGAGTTAAAATATACTTAACTATCTCTTCCATTATGATACATAAAACTAACGCTAGCAACTACTCTTGGATAACAATTTCAAATAAGACAATCACTGTACTATTAACTTCTAATATAACATTTCTAGCATCTTCAAGAATACCTTCCGGGGAATACAATGAGATATTTCTAGAGATATCTGCTGCTCAAGTCCAACTTGGAAATATTAATATTTCAGCTAAAATACCCAGCGGAGTATTTAAAATACATATCATAAACGGTATGAATCTAAAAGGAGGCTCTTCACAATCGCTACTTATAAGCTTTCCTCATGTAACCTATGCTAATGGACAAATAATAATAAATCCTTCAATTACTGCTGAGGTTATGAGCTAAATTAAAATATAATTGGCAGATAGGTTAATATGCTGTAGATAAATAAATATATTTAATGATGGATCTAGACTCTAAAGGTAAAGGAAACCCTTTTATCTTTTACGCTGCTTATTATCCTCCACTTTATTCTAAACTTAAAGCTAAAACTTTAAGAGAATTAGTGGAGGGTATCAAGAAAGCTGATAAGTATACGTTATTTTACCACGTTTTTCATCCAATTTTTAGCTCCCACCTAATACCCGAAGAATATTCTAACGATTTTGCACACTGGATAGCTGAGAGTTTAGGAGATAAAGAGTTAGCGGAATTAGTTTCTGACATACCAGGTGCTGAGCCTAGAACCATAGAAGACATTAGAAATGATTTGATAGAAATCCTAGAACCCAGAGCAGATGAAAGAATGGGAATAAGAGAGTTTGTGTTTGTTTCATGCACACCAATAGTATACAAGACAAATTACATCGCAAACACTCTTGCCGAGTTCTTAGATTTAATACAAATAATACCCGCTAGGTCACTTGTTTGGCATTTCGTAAGTAAAAGGGTACTCGGAATTTCAAAGAGAAATGATTTTTCAGAATGGCTAGACTCTAATTTTGGACTCTCAGAACTAGCTGAGACCTTAAGTAAGATTGATCCACAAACCTATATTGAAGAAGAGGTGCTTAGGAGAGATATAATTAGAATATTAGAAAGGTGGTTATTAAGATGATAGAGAAATACGTAGAATTTATAGGAGAACATGAGCTTGATGCGATCTTTAAGATAGCGGAAAAGATAAAGGATCTATCAATACTCCATGTAAACTCTACTAAGGCAGGAGGAGGAGTAGCTGAGATATTAAACAGAATGTTACCATTAATGAAAGAATTAGGTCTCAATGTCGATTGGAAAGTAATAAAAGGAGATAATGAATTCTTTAACGTAACCAAATCTTTTCATAACTCACTACAAAATGGGACTGGGAATATACCAGAAGAATACTTTAAAATTTATGACAAATGGCAAGAGATAAACCTATCTGAAATTCCATTGGATTATGACATAATGTTTATACACGACCCACAGCCAGCAGGACTTATAAAATTCAAAAAAGGTAATAATAAGTGGATTTGGAGATGCCACATTGATATTTCAAATCCTTATCCACCGGTGTGGAACTTCCTACAGAAGTATATCTCACAATACGATAGCATGATAATCTCAGTTCCGTCATTTGGGAGAGATAATATTGAGATTCCGCAATTCATAGTTCCCCCATCAATAGACCCATTAAGTGTGAAGAATAGGGACATTCCTGAGACTACTGTATTTAGAATATTATATAAGTTTGGTATCAATGTTGAAAAGCCTTTAATAACTCAAGTATCGAGATTTGACTATGCTAAAGATCCTCTAGGTGTTATACAAGCATATAAGTTAGCCAGAAGACATGTAGATATACAGCTACTATACGTAGGAAGTCCAGCCACCGATGATCCGGAAGGTGAAAAGGTTTATAATGAGGTAGTTAAGGCTTCCAAAGGAGATAAAGATATACATCTTCTAATGTTACCGCCATACAGTGATTTAGAAATAAATGCATTTCAAACAGCATCTACTATAGTTATGCAGAAGTCTATAAAAGAAGGTTTTGGTCTAACTGTAAGTGAGGCAATGTGGAAGAGAAAACCAGTAATAGGAGGAAATACTGGTGGAATACCTTTACAAGTGATAAATGGAATTACTGGTTTCCTAGTCAATAGTGCACAAGGAGCAGCACACTACATAATATACTTAATTAGAAATGAGGAAATAAGGAAGAGACTTGGTATTAACGCTAGGGAACATGTAAGGAGAAATTTCCTCATAACTAGAGAATTAAGGGACTATCTAATGACAATAGCTTATGTGGCTAAAAGGTACGATACTTAATCTCCTTCTTGTTTTAATGAGCTAAGTTTGCCTCCTTTATATCGTAATATTATATGAAAAGATTTAGAAACCTTATAAACCTCTATTCTTATTTTATATAGTGCCAAGGTCTTCTGATGTCAGACTAACACCAGTTAGTGAAAGTCTTAGAGAAAGAGCTGAGATCATTATAAGGATGTATGATATAGAAGATGAGAAAGATTTCTACACTAATGCATTCATGAGTATAATGAACATAATGGAAAAGGACGAATCTTTATTGGGAGTAGACTTCTGCTTTCTTATCCCCTATATTCTAGTTCACGAGAACTTCTCGTTTATACATTCTTCGTATATAGAGGATAAAGGCGATTTGTATTCCAATGATGAAATTATAGAATATCTAATTAAAAAATATTTTAACTTTATAAATCCGATATATCTAAAACATTTCCTTGAATATTTAATTCCATCTACATATACCCCGTTAGTAATTAGGAATGGGAATAATTTAATCTATAAAATCAGTTTTAACAATATAAATAAAAGATTACGAGAATACGTAGAGAACTTTTTACAGACTATTGTTACAATATTGGATATAGGAAAAATAAATAGCAGCAAAGACACTCTAGAAATAGTCACACCATATCGATCTCTTATAGATTTTGTAAACCAAAATCATCATTTAGTGAGAGTTGAAAACAGTGTAATCAGCAAGAGAAACCAAATAATAACTAAATTCAATCTCAAAAATGATATTAAATCCGATAAATTTGTAAATGATTGGTCCCTCTATCAAATACTTACAATATATGATACTTTATTCAAAAATAACCTACTTTTATATAACATATTAGATAGACTAAATGATATTTACACCTTGTTCTTGGAACTGAGAAAGTCAGGTCATATTTTATTTCCCAATATAAGAGGAATCGAATATATCAATTATAGATTATTAGATAGGGAAATAATCAACAAAAACCTTGATATTTTTACCCTTCTTATTAGTCCTAAAATTAGATTAATAAAAATAAATAACCAAGAGCTTATTATTACTGGTTTAAATAATTTTGACCAGAACCTCTCTAATTTTATAAGATATGCTTTAAATGAAACAGAAATAGAAAAAGTTACTCATGGATACTTTAAAATAAAGACGAATGAGCGAATATTTTCATAACCGATATGCAAAACCCATAATTACTCCATTCCATCAATTAAACACATGACATTTCAATCTAGGCCTTGGAGAATTAGAAACGATATTTGGGAGAAATTGGACGAGATTTGCATAAAACTAAATAATAAGAAATCATATAATTGTACAGATAAAATAATACAGAGTGCGTCCGAACTAATAATGGAAGATATCGATATAACTGATATTAGTACCAGAAGCGCAATACTTGGAATTAAATATCTCATTTCATCTAACGTATTCTATAATCTCATCTCAATCGTCCAAGAGGAAAAAATATACAAAGAAATATCGAATTCGTTGTTATCATTAATAGCTAATAAAGTGCAAGAGTCAGCCTTACTAGGTCTAGAGAATTCTGAAAACAATTGCAAAGAGAGGTCAATTTTAGAGAATGTATTGAGAGGACTTACATATATTCTTGGAGAGAATATAAAATTAATTGCAGATGGAAAAACAAAGTTTGAAATAATTAATGCCACGAGTAATCCTAATATAATCAAATTCTTACACATAATAATGGAAACTCTTAGGGAAAACTTTCAAATAATCCAATTAGATGAGAGTTGTAAGTATGATAGAATTTGCTTAAAGATAGACTTCTGCTAATCGCCATCAGTTTTTCACTTTACTTACCACAACATTCATTGGCATGATACACGTAAGCTTTATCCTTATTTTCTATCTTTATAATAGTCGCATTAGGATCTAAACAAATATCTGTCAGAACTCATGTTATCACATTCACCCTCATATACACTTAATGTACTGCCAATACTTTCTTCTGTTACTTCAGCCAAGGGAGCAATTCTTAGTATTTTCACGCATATCTACAACTAACAAAATTATTAAATTCTACCTTATCTAAAATAAACGTGCAAACAAGAAGGTAATTAGATTCGTGATCATATCTAACTTCTTTGGATTCTTTCGAAATTATCTGTAACTATCAATCTTCATAAGTTTGAGAAAAATCTATTTGGAGTCTAATTTCGGTGATATAAAAAGCTTCGAATAGGTACAAATACTTCCATTTTACCATATTATACTTGTGATTAAAAGATTACTGAAAGTATTCTTTAAACTAGCACCTAGAGTACTAGCATATAGGGAGTACAGAAATAGAATCTTAAAGGAAATGCCTATCGATGAAACGGAGATAGCGAAAGAGGCTAAGAAATTTGTTGACACTTTAATTGAATTAGGCCCTACATTTATAAAGTTTGGACAGATTCTTTCAGTTAGACCAGATATTATGCCTGAAGCATATATAAGAGAACTAGCCAGATTACAAGATGAAGTTCCGCTTGCACCATTTAGTCAAGTAAGTAAAATTATCGAGGAGGAACTCGGTAATAATGTAAAGATTTTGAAAGAACTTTCTTCAGCATCTTTAGGTCAAGTTTATCTTGGAGAGTATGATGGGAAAATTGTTGCAATTAAGATAAATAGGCCTAGAATAAAGGAAACCGTGAATGAAGATATTCAAGTATTGAAAAAATTAATGCCACTTCTTAGATTTATATTTGATGAGTCATTTACTGAAATAATAAAGGTGTTTCTCGACGAGTTCTCTCGAAGAATATTCGAAGAAATGGATTACACAAAGGAGGCATTTTATTTAAATAAGATTAAAGAGGAGTTATCAGATTATCCCTCCTTAAGGATACCTTCAGTAATAAAAGCAACAAAAAGAGTGTTAATAATGGAATATATTAAGGGGTATAAAGTTACAAGTGAAGAAGCAAAAAAGATAGTTGATAACAAGATATTGGCATATAGGGTATTTAGACTGTTTATGTATATGTTACTAAACAAGGACTATTTCCATGCAGATCCTCACCCGGGTAATATAGCCGTAGACGATCAAGGGAATTTAATACTTTATGACTTTGGGATGGCTGGGAAAATAGATGAAAAGACTAGAAATCTATTGATTAGGGCATATGTGGCAATGGTAAGAATGGATGCCGATTCACTAGTGAGAGTGTTGGACGAGCTAGGCGCAATACAACCTTTTGCGGATAGGAGGGTATTAGCGAAAGGGCTAAGGCTTTTCATGCAAGCGATGCAAGGAATAGAAGTTAGTGAACTAGAACTAGAAGATTTTATGAAACTAGCTGATCAAGTATTCTTTAAATTTCCACTCAGAATGCCTCCTAAACTTGTTCTGCCTTTTAGGATGATTAACGTTTTAGATGGAACATGTAGAGAAATAGACAAGAACTTTGACTTTGTTAAATCATCAG of Sulfolobus sp. E5-1-F contains these proteins:
- a CDS encoding S1C family serine protease; amino-acid sequence: MYEDLVEKVTPSVVTIITKQIALDQFFMPQVAEGIGSGYSIGKNILITSYHVISNAKEILVISEDGFREEAQVVAINPYHDLAMLSTTLNLPSLKLAKEYKTGEIVLAVGNPLGLYSVSMGIISSEERTIMAHNGLPIYVIQTDAAVNPGNSGGPLINTRGEVVGTVTAMIREAQNIGFAIPSKLVNSFVKNVMKFGRYVRPYVGVGVIKLNKALATYLGVKRQSGLLVMNIDPNGTAYRNGIRRGDIILKVNNQEVKSPIDLLATLEEMVGSQVDIKVLRDSKEIDLSIPVPGIST
- a CDS encoding DUF4382 domain-containing protein, giving the protein MSKGIIGIVIALLVLAGGVYYGYYYFTTGVVNVYIQDPPTTQGVKIYLTISSIMIHKTNASNYSWITISNKTITVLLTSNITFLASSRIPSGEYNEIFLEISAAQVQLGNINISAKIPSGVFKIHIINGMNLKGGSSQSLLISFPHVTYANGQIIINPSITAEVMS
- a CDS encoding DUF5752 family protein; translated protein: MMDLDSKGKGNPFIFYAAYYPPLYSKLKAKTLRELVEGIKKADKYTLFYHVFHPIFSSHLIPEEYSNDFAHWIAESLGDKELAELVSDIPGAEPRTIEDIRNDLIEILEPRADERMGIREFVFVSCTPIVYKTNYIANTLAEFLDLIQIIPARSLVWHFVSKRVLGISKRNDFSEWLDSNFGLSELAETLSKIDPQTYIEEEVLRRDIIRILERWLLR
- a CDS encoding ISNCY family transposase — its product is MKITSLFNRRFARVRKYLEKVKKTLGSKSLEKLLGASLIEDGSMRAKCTTAGIDYEYALRKLEEVAKVDLIEVVKELVGEHKVQLSIDDTLNEKYYAKAAWVSGHMTQFFYSRKDKTYIPAHQILVATIRDLETNEVYLIHLEIYLPQKVVNILKQEGKPVQFRTKIEIAIELIEKVRRRLNVSSIAFDSWYVNGRTLLPGVVSELKASARVTEGGRSVPVAEFPEGEFSVTYLGVPIKLIVVDNYKGCGRRYFFTTDLTMTSEEVITTWENRWDVETMIRDLKVLGLRSSSFKSVVKILGYMKLVGLVVNFLHILKYELGSHLGVKALSRYLKNVYGYFFDYKKLFRLR
- a CDS encoding peroxiredoxin, yielding MVEVGEKAPELELVDTDLKKVKIPSDFKGKVVVLAFYPAAFTSVCTKEMCTFRDSLAKFNEVNAVVIGISVDPPFSNKAFKEQNKLNFTIVSDFNREAVKAYGVAGELPILKGYVLAKRSVFVIDKNGIIRYKWVSEDPTKEPNYDEIKNVVSKLS
- a CDS encoding glycosyltransferase → MIEKYVEFIGEHELDAIFKIAEKIKDLSILHVNSTKAGGGVAEILNRMLPLMKELGLNVDWKVIKGDNEFFNVTKSFHNSLQNGTGNIPEEYFKIYDKWQEINLSEIPLDYDIMFIHDPQPAGLIKFKKGNNKWIWRCHIDISNPYPPVWNFLQKYISQYDSMIISVPSFGRDNIEIPQFIVPPSIDPLSVKNRDIPETTVFRILYKFGINVEKPLITQVSRFDYAKDPLGVIQAYKLARRHVDIQLLYVGSPATDDPEGEKVYNEVVKASKGDKDIHLLMLPPYSDLEINAFQTASTIVMQKSIKEGFGLTVSEAMWKRKPVIGGNTGGIPLQVINGITGFLVNSAQGAAHYIIYLIRNEEIRKRLGINAREHVRRNFLITRELRDYLMTIAYVAKRYDT
- a CDS encoding ABC transporter ATP-binding protein, whose product is MSDNILYKATNINKYYLAKKRGILESLSREPPIYVRALDNVSVEIRKSEVLGVVGESGSGKTTLGKVLATLEKPTSGNLFFMGIEVNDHNVNLIRKRIHMVFQNPMTSINPRMKVKDIVKEAMREKSEEKVKKLLEEVGLDYNYVKDKYPRELSGGQTQRVAIARALAKEPEFLILDEPTSALDASVQAQILNLLVDLQKERKLTYLFITHNIAVARYISDRVIIMYAGKIVEEGNTKEVISEPMHPYTQSLLSSVPELGKKELKPPSGEVPSLINPPKGCRFNPRCPFAMPICKEKEPPMVEINGRKVSCWLYETNWKKASG
- a CDS encoding IS1 family transposase, yielding MDLAVLAQLILLILRNLNLKPRKYALKDIALALAAYSLGVQITKIGIPPSTLYYYLRKVGIRRRREKRPTCPSCNSNRVVKNGSSRGKAKYRCKVCGRTFYNTLKHRMNKEQRERILKEYLNRMSMRAISRVEGKPLTTIYSLVKRIGAKAFTSLIILRGQLKSFVAKSTVFDEFWTYLRVRHGKVRADLWIWTALSDGIPFYESGDRSYGTFRLLLSWLPRSGVNYTDHYCVYQVLDKRVASKKYTYIVESHNSRCRSHLARLARDTRAVNRSQRMVEYSLALLNVMYPHVFSREITPLNETYLRAVQYIRDNLI